The genome window tgtgttcgtcttgatagcgattgcgttggttgaattcgattaaacgttccgttgtacggtttaggctgaaattaattattttcatgaacagattgacaaagtttaggctgtggcaatgaagttcaggttagtagtcagatagtttccctactgaaagacttttgagtaaggggagtgccgaacatgttctgttgccgtttgacttaaacagctgaggagttgttgttagctactcacactagtgtctcgggtacagtaggctacagcgttgcagtgagctacactggtttgaaaccacaggtaatggtaatttcaccaacaaatcgttttctaatgtcagaataaatcctacaacgaaaatgtatatgtgaggaatgtttattttaacgattgaaaacagataacgctacatcatagaccactgtagtatgtgttgcccgggaaacacaggctaatgtcatgatgctaatacttcagtgaaatagtagactactgtttccgaaagtagatgtacttccttaataatatcagcttatattgtacattacacatcacaattgtgtgtcatatcacaaagtaaaatgagtaaatagttatcaccctggcctcttttcttgtggcgtttctgcagctgccttgcagtaaagctatagttagcctagctatcccccaagttaacagatgtgaaacgaatgttctggcaaaggtagtcacgcgtgttttcgtgacgttagtgacgcagtgacgttagtaacgtcagtgactgtggctagcaaattagccaccgttagcttcacttttcgccacaaaaacttaacttacgcttaaaccatgcaacctaacgtaaattccaatagaagcaactcaatcgctaccaagacgaaacttttgacacctacgttgtctatgtaggccaagtatttactgagttttaggggggcaaaaagaaataaaaataataataataataataatatatatgtgagagaacaaaggttgtgctctcgccgaaggcttgagcacacccaataaatagcCTCAtcctttctctatccctccctcccccagatgcagcagcaggagcaggctCAGATCAGACAGCGGGAGGCCAACCTCACGGCCCTCGCTGCCATTGGGCCGCGCAAGAAACGCAAGATGGACTCACCAGGGGGTTCCACTGCCGGGCCCGAGGTACGTGCtctgcctccacacactgcaGGCTCCCTCACACTACAACACTACTTCTTGGCCCAtcttccccacccccccacctctttgTTAATCCTGcctgacacaaaaacacacacacattgtctctccctccccccccacacacacacacatacacagactgaCTGTGACCAGAGTTGAGTGAAGGGGGTCAGCGCGGGCCTGTGGGCTGTTCTGGGCGTGTCTGCTTGCTCCCTAACCCTGAGGGGGGCCAGAGATACAGAAATGACCCCGGGGCCTCCcagcccccagggccccccagcccccgggGGCTGCAGTATGGgcgtctccccccccttccccccagggGGGTGCCCCCAAGCAGCACTCACAAACAAAGACCAGAGAGGCCTCAGCGCCGGGTGAGAGAGCCCTGgattaggggaggggggggggggggggtgccgggTGCCGGAGCAAGAGAGAACATTTTAGGGACTAGGATTATtctgcctgagagagagagagggatatggaAGTGATATCTAAACACTTGGCttgagtaagagtgtgtgttggtttgttagGACTGTTTGGTTTGCTCACAGGATCACTAGAGACCATGTGGTCCGCACACCTACTGGCCAGCACAAGACAGATGTCACTGATAGTTTAGCAGTTTGGAAGTCGGATACTGTTGCTGATTTTAAAGTTCAGTTTGTTTGCATGTTCAGTAGAAATGTAAAGGTTGCCTGCGTGGTTACGAGAGACGCCCTGCCCCAGGGGGTTGTGGGTAATGTGATCAAGCAGATGAGAGCGAAGGAGCCGCAGGGCAGATCAGACAGTCACCATCCCACTTCCAGGAAATAAACATGATTTAAGTCTCTTTCTTGATGTGCCTAAAGTTGGAGTCCAGGCACGGCTGACTGATTCATATTTTCTCTCCTTTGTTTGTTCACTTTGTTTCTGACTCTGCTGATGTTTTGTGTGAATGTGGAGCCAAGAGGTGTCCttatgggcgtgtgtgtgtgtgtgtgtgtgtgtgtgtgtgtgagagagagagagagagagagagagagagagggagagagggagagagggagagagggagagggggggaaagggagagagagggtaagcaAGTATTGAGGGCaaagaggatggggagagagagggaggcagggagaggtaggtggggacagagacacagaggtggggactgagagagaggcgagggactgagagagaggcgagggacagagagagaggcgagggacagagagagaggcgagggacagagagagggggagggacagggagagaggcgagggacagagagagagggagggacagggagagagggggagcaggatcgacagagagggagggagggagggttagcaCGCCTGGGGGCTGTTGAACGTTATAATACTGTGATTGTGTTCCTGTATAGACCTGGAgcctcattcctctcctctggtGTCAGCGTAGGCCCGGGGCACATCACAGCCTAGTTCTGGATACAATGGGCACAGCCACTGGCTCTCACAGTACAGTAGGCCAGCGCACGTAGCTGCCTGTCTACAgccctagcacacacactcttcatgtTCTCAACTTGGGTCCTAACCTTTTTAGTCTTTAGTTCAGTGGGCTGGTAAGGTCTCACTCACTGGACTGTGTTCTCTGTTCACACCTGGGCTTCTGTGGTTAAGGGCTGTGTTAAGAAATATGGACATAGGAATGGACATTGCTAGGTCCTTGCTCCTCTGAACGTTTAACTGAGGCGTTTCAGTGGCATGGGAAGAAATGATTTCAGTCACGCTTTGTTTCATATGATGTTTCATATGAGATCATCTTGTGAAGTATTTTCTTTAGATGACATATCTTGTTTTCATGATATATTCTACAGTCTTGGACAATCAGGTTTGTTGGAGCAGGAGGACTCTAGCCCCAGGCCTGGGGTGTACTAGCTATGACTGTAGCCCCAGGCCTGGGGTGGGCCCTGCCTGACGCAGAGGGCTTGTGGATTAAGGTGTGAGGATCGACACAGGCTCCGCCTCCAGACGGGACAGCAGTTTGGGATAGGCTGGTTCAGACACAACTTAAGGCATCAAGTCAGAACGAAGAACTTGATTCTCTTTGAATAAGAAACAGGAAGCTTTCAAATCTCTGATGGTTAAACGATCTCATAATTTGAGGTTTTCCTTTTAATTTTCAAGTCGAGCCATATTGAATGTGGCTCGAAAATTCAACCACCTGAAGGCTGGCCTCCCCCATAATGGCCCTTTTCTCTGCAGGTGGCTTCAGGCTCGGGGTCGGGCTCGtccccggcctcctcctcgCGGCAGCAGCTCCGTCAGCGCATCACGCGAGTCAACCTCAGGGACTTCATCTTGTGTCTGGAACAGGAGCGGGCCACGTCACACTCTCTGCTGCTCTACAAGGCTCTGCTCAAGTAGAAGCCGGCAGGGGGCCCCCTCGCCCCGCTACAGTCTCCTTGGAAAcgcactcttctcctctctccctgaacGTTTTAGACGCCCTTCGCTTGCCCACTCTGTCACGTGTCTCTCTAGCCATCAGCTGTCGACGTGCTCCTCCTGTCCTGGGATCTGACCTGCGCTGCGCTGCTGACCTGCGCTGCTGGCTCAAAGGCTCATTTAACATCTAGTTTTAAAATGAACAATTCAGAAacgtgtgttttttgtttggttTTTGACGTCACTCTGAGCTGTACCTTAAGAAGTGACTTTAGTCCCAATCTTATTTTCAAAATAAATCCAAGTAGATTTTTACGTCAAGAGATCTTGCTATCGTGGCCCAACAGATATTCACTCAGGATACCACAGGCTAAATATGGACTTCGAAACGAATCTTTAACTACCACAAAAAAAGTTACAATAATGTTTGAatcttgtatttgtacatgtacTGAGTATtttaacattttatttataacaCATTATTTTGAATGTTTAGGGCAAATCAGTTGCCGTAAGTCTTAGATGAATGTTCCGGGAGGACTGTGCTGTCCTTCCAGCAGAGCGGACACACCGGGAGACACACTTCAGTTCATGGCATTGAGTATCTTTGTCCTTTTTCTTTAGGCATAAATtcgaaagatgattgatattgtttttctttctgtttgcgTGTGAGTAGCATAATGAAAGTATTGGTATTTACCTGGTTTTTATTGGCCTTTACGGAAAACGTTTGCATACGTAGGGTTATGTTTTGGTTGGTGTCTAGATATCTGGTGACAGTACCCAGGACCTTTACGTACTGccgtggcccctccccctgccgtggcccctccccctgctgtggcccctccccctccgatggcccctccccctgctgtggcccctccccctgccgtggcccctccccctgccgtggcccctccccctgccgtggcccctccccctcccgtgtCCCCTCCTGTGGCTCCTGACTGGTCTGACAcgttttaaaataaatgtaggTCCTAATCCTAAGGTCCTAATCCTAATGATTCTCACACAGCAAAGAACAGGGAGCTGGTTCTACAGGAAGCTGGTTCTACAGGGAGCTGGTTCTACAGAGAGCTGGTTCTACAGAGAGCTGGTTCTACAGAGAGCTGGTTCTACAGAGAGCTGGTTCTACAGGGagctggttctcctccactTCTGGTTCATTTGAACCTAGATAATGAAGCCTAATGAATTAAACATGAGGTTATTACAATAGGTGTCAGTCTGGTATGGTTCACCCTATTTTCTCCAACATGTAAAATAATGCGACAGCTCTCTATACAAAACCCACCATCTTAGATTCTAATTATAAACTACTTTTAATGCTCAGAATATCTTTCCTAGTCTCTCTGTTCAGTATTTTCTAACATAAATGGAATTGTCCACAGCTTCCCAATGTGCTGACATGTTGTCACTTTCATTTGACTTTTTTGGAATGACTGTACATTAAGggtttttaatgctttaaatttctttttttttactgttatgGGCATTTGTTTGTATAGTGCATAGATCTAACAGATACATAAAGCTGTGGTGTATGTAAATTCAGTAATAACCTGGGTCTTGAACATCCAGCTATCATCCTTTGAAGGACACATTTTTGTGACTATTTATATTTCCTACAGTCTGTATTCAAACCTGATTCATTTCAGGCAATGCAATTTTACTATTGTTTGTACCTTtgcaaaaaaaattaaataaagaaATGGATTCAAAAGAAACGTCTTCTTGTTCGGCGTCTGGCTTTCAAAGATGTTTTGAGCGTTTCAATAAACTGCTGAGATGATTGATGAGAGGAAAACAAGAGTAGACTTGCAGAGTATGTATGTTTCTGTTCCTAGACATGGAAGACTTGATCTTTTTATCAATACAACATGAGAATCAACAAACAAATACGTTAAATATCAGTGACTGAAACGGGTGTTTATATGTTTTTGTTAAAAGACGTCTTTAAATGTTGTCCCTGTGGGCTCCATATCACATGTAAAACCACCCTTCCACCACATCTATGTACAGCAATGCAAATGTCTTAAGCATTGGCAGAGGCTGGTGCACTGTCCAAATATAGAAATGTGACACCTACATGTATTGAATAATTGTAAATTAATTGATGACAAACTGTGTTTCACTTGTAACTCTCCTGTAACCTGCCAGTTGACCGAAGCTTCGACGTGAGACTGAAGCTCATttgaccatttacatttagtcatttagcagacgctcttatccagagcgacttacagtaagtacagggacattcccccgaggcaagtagggtgaagtgccttgcccaaggacacaacgtcagttggcatgaccgggaatcgaactggcaaccttcggattactagcccgactccctcaccgctcagccaactgactccccagaCCATGAACAATCTCTAACAACCTGGCAACATAACGAAGAGTCAAGATGACTTAGAAAAACAACGTATTTCAGCTTCATCTACAAGTCTCTCAGTGTGGAGAGGAGTCGTCCCCCTGCAGGGCGGAAGCCCTGCTAGTCCAGAGGTTCCTGTTTGATCCGGATGGGGGTGGTGACGAGGGTCCGCTGGAGCTCACGGCACAAGACGTACTCGCTGAACTGGGAGGAGTCGACTCCACCCCCGCAGGACGCCTTCACGCTGAAGCCCTTCAGGAACAGACGCTCCAGAACCTGCAGGAAAGACGGCGTTACTCTCAGCGCACTCTCAGCGCACTCCtgcacacactcctgcacacacacgtgcacacactcctGCAGCTTCGCTACTGTGTTCAGGGGATCTGCAGTGACAGTACGGGTCTCGGTACGAGGTTCGCCAGtctctatatttacatttagtcatttagcagacactcttatccagagcgacttacagtaagtacagggacattccccctgaggcaagtgcctttcccaaggacacgtcatttttcacggccgggaatcgaaccggcaaccttctgattaatagcccgattccctaaccgctcagccatctgacccccctctcaTTAATCTAACTGGTTTACCACTTTAGAAGGTGCATAAAGGTACAGTTAAGGAGAATCAACCGGAGATGACCAAGACGGATGAGTGTTGCACCTGCACAGAGTTCAGCCGGCAGTATCCGTTGAGAGGGAAGCGGATGACGTGGGTGGGGTCTTGGTTCCAGCCGGCGTTCACCGAGTTGCACATGACGTCTCCGGTTTCGGGGAAGATCTCCTCGATAAGGACCTTCTCCCCACTCAGCGCGATCCTCTCCccgaggtcaggggtcactcgCACCACCAGGCACTCGCAGGGCGCCGTCCGCTGGGCCTCGCGCTCTGCCTGCCAGCGCTCCAGCTCACGCACCATGGGCACCAGCTGGTAGAATCGAGCCTCCTCGTAAAGCTGGGGGAAATccttcaacacaaacacacacacatgagaccTGTACCcatagatagatatatataaagggtagatgtctcgtccgcgttgccggacaacggagtcgaacgtccgcacatggcggccatcttgctacagtcaacttgctcacccataacattgtgttgatgctacatgtactttttaagtgaccataacttgctcaattgcgtaagacatctagtctttatatatatctatgcctGTACCCACCAACGGGTGTCAAAGACCCTGTCAATTCATGAGAGTTTATCTAAAAATCTTATGTTTTAATTTTTAGACATCttaacatctcacacacacagatggtcaCAGTTCCACTTTCTGCCCCCCCCATGTCTGTCCAGTGTTCTGCTGCTGTGCAAGCAGCCACGCACAGGAGACACATGGGTTAGTCATTTCCTGCGTGTGAAGGAGAAAGGGTTTCTTCAGtttccctcttcctgctccatACGGTTTCTGACAACAAGCAGACAGTGAGCACACAGAGCAGTAGCCCTCAGGCACCACTCTGTATCAAAGCAGAGACTCTTAGCTCCCCTCCCTTTGTAGGCTCCGAGCAAGGGATAGATGTGTTTTATAAAAAGGGGCTTTGCCTTCAGGGCACTTTAGTCATCCTGAGCAGAGCACAGAATAACAGAGGCAACTCTAactacagggagggagagatgcggcgagagagaacgaggcaatatgcacactgacacacacaaacacactcacgttTGAAAGACTTTCTCAGACAAATACACTCCTCACACATGCAGAAGTACAGACGCTGTcccagtcacgcacacacattcctcacTCCTCAGTTTAGCTACGGCCATACTGTAGCACCCCTGCTGCCAGCCGTGCAGTATCTAACCACATAGCTACCAGGGAGCACTGAGAACTGTGTCAGAATCTGTGTGTACAAAACAAGAACCCCCAGTTGCTGTTCTGTGATAGAATGAGGATAACAATGTAATTTCTGTGCAgagaaaatacatttgtttgaCCTCACTCTTATTTTCCATTTTTGCATAACTCAAGCTACATTAGCCCTCGGACAGAGAGGAAGTTGCTGTTTGCATTTAAGTTGTTAAATTGTGCTGTAGATGTGAGACACATTGTGAATTTCAGATTTTTGATAGGATTGGCCTACGTAATAGTCCAATACAAATGTTGTTTTTAATTCATTTTcacatattattattctttttattgcAGCTTAAAACGCTTACcacacaaataaaataaaatatcagCCATCACTATACATCCATAATCTTGCTTACATGTACAGAATAACCTCATTTCCTTTAGTTCAGTTTTAGCTTTAGTTTTTGTATCCTATACTCTCAgggaagatttttttttttttcatcgacCCAACAGAAAATGTCTTGTAATTAGTAAGTACAGCAGATATCTGCTCATCATGACATCAACACCACCCTGCTTCTGTAGCCAACAGCCCAGGACTTATCTGGAGCATCTCTGTGTCACTTCTGATGTGGACCTGAGAACCCTTCTACATGAATCAATGTGAATGTCAGGTCAATGTAAATACCTTGAAATCGTCTGGAAGCAGTAGTTTGCATGTCCTGAGAAAGCTGAGGATGTAGCGGAATATATCTCCGTCTCTGTCGATGAAGTAGTGCTGCTTCAAGCTGTCCAGCACGATAGGCTCTGTGCCATTGAAGAGGCGACTGATTCTGGAAAATTGCAATGATTGGAAATATGTTAATACAAGGTAACACAAAGTAATATATGTCCATAAACACGGTCATAGGGATGGTAGGTAATTGTACCTTTCAATAAAAGATAATGTTGTAATACTTTAGCTACTAAAAGTATCTAAAACAAATGTTTGAAAAAAAGTTATCATGGTAAAATAGTTAATACACGGTCAGTTCTTTCACAATTATAAATAAGATTGAACTCAAATTACCTTGGTAGAGACAGATATTAAGTTGCTCTTGACAATTGTACAACATCGGTGAGTAATGCaattatctttttctctctctcctttgtaccagtccccttctccatctctcttccatatctctccttctccttttttctctcttactctctctgtttcccagtAAATCGATGCCAAATCCTTTTCTAAGAGCCAGCGCTCATCTTTCCTGAGCGCCCAGGGTGCTGCTCTGGTCTTCCAGCAGCAGTCTCCCCTCCTTGCTCCAGGCCGGCTCAGCCCTTCTCagaccctctctctttgtcctctaaaaggcaattaaaatataccctcctcctctgttctctcttctctgccctgGCTTCCTATGTGTCCTGCCCATCCATAAATTGGGCACCGTATTATAAGTAAAACAGAATGTGAAGCAAACCGTGTTaagattagggagtcaggtggctgagcggttagggaatcggtctagtaatcagaagtttgctggttcgattccccgccaggccaatgacgttgtgtccttgggcaaggcacttcaccctacttgccttaggggaatgtccctgtacttactgtaagtcgctctggataagagcgtctgctaaatgtaagatTATATGTGTTTTGTACTGATTGTTCTGGCAGTAATGTATACAAGCCTGCTGTAGCTCCCCTTCCGGCTCTCTAGACACAGAGTCGTTTGTTAAACACAACTATGGTTTGTTAAACACAACTATGGTTTCTTAAACACAACTATGGTTTGGAAGCTTGATCgctccagactcctcctcccacctggaCTCGGGGTACTTGGTGAGTGTGGCCAGGCTGCTGGTGTACATGTGCCCGCCCACGTCTATGTGGACTGGAGCGTTGGCCTTGGTGAGCTGGGCCGCGGAGGGGATGCCCTGGGCCGCCAGAGGGGACACAGGAGACCTGCTCAGGGACATCCTGGACACGCTGCGGCCCTCCTGAGGAGACGAGGCACACGTCACAACATGGACATCAGCCCGCACCCGTGTCATAGCTGCTCACATTAAACAACATTTTAGCAAAATCAAAAACACTTTTATGGTGACGTTTTCCATAAGATGCATCTGAGCTGTGCAGTTGTCAGGTTTTCAGTCTCTTCAGACAGGTAGATCACTCTAGATCACTAGTAACTCTGATCTTAGTGatcacacacacggagagaggTGTCCATTCCAACAGCTGTGTATTATAACGTGCCCTTGTAATTAGCGATAATAACTAAGACGCCCACGTTTAGCAGAGGTGTGTCATTCTACTGTTTTTAAGACTTAGTAGTTTGTACTGGTGTAAGTACGTTGGGTTTATGTGACAATGGGCCAGACTTGACTAGTCTATTGTTAATATACATCTTCTATTCAGTCATATtgttctagagagagagattagctaTGACAGAGCTGACGCTCAAATCCAAATTCACGTTAAGGCTACATTCACCGGCTACAGTAGTTTAGGGTGATGAGACAGAGGGCGTTTAGAACCCCAGGGCATTGGGCATGGATTAATTGAACCATCCCCCCGCAAAGTCTCTCAATTGTAAAGAAGTTCTTTGAACCATAAAAGGTGCACAGGAGGTGAACTTCGCTCAGCTGTTTCGCCCCGGGGCAAGCCCCGGGCTGAGCACGCAAACAGACCTCGGAAACATTTTCAGGGTGTTGTCTTGTCTAAAGAAAAACCCTGCAACCGTTTTATGATAGTGTTTTAGATTTAAAATGAATGATGTAGTGTACATGTTATCAACGTTTTAGACCATTTCATTAACTTTTTATATTCCTCTGTTGTGTTCAATCTAGCAGTCCATACCAATTTAATTATACTGCCTGTATAATCCAAGTCGAGAAATACCGCTCAAAACATTTATATAGGCTACCTCTGAATGAGAACAGtgaactacagtacagtaaactCAAACCCAATTTTGACCCTTCACTTGGGAAAATAGAGATTACATTGCCAATAATTACGCTACATATAATTTAACCTTAATAAATTGAAGCCACCGTACCGTTTCAAACATTTTAGGAGATCAGATGCGATCCAGGGAGGATTCTAGTTCGCGGTAGCAGCTTCCGTTCGTTCTCCTCTTTCGGCAAATATTGTTTTAATCCAGAGTCGGATATGAATACCGGTGTCTCGGTATTGTCGTCGAATGATGTCCAAATATATGGAAACTTGGGTTGTAAATCTAAGCTTATCTTGGCGTTTTAGAGTCTCTGTTGCTTTAAGAGTCTCCTGTCAGACAAGCATGATTCTCCTAAAAAAAAATTACGAACGAAACAAGCGCGACCTTACCTGAGACGACACTGACACTGAAGACATAAAAAGCAGTTTTCCCTTCCAATTGTGTGATTAATGTAGGTCTGTTGCGTCTCGTAGCCTACGTATCCGTGGTTGTCCTTGTTTGTCTTCTGATATAAAGCCGTCGAGCTTCTCATAAGAACGTCAGTCCGTCTCCAAACAAGAGGAGGGCTGAAAGAATTCTTGCTCCGGGCTATCTAACGCCAGAAGGGCACGGATTAGGTTACAACAGTGCAGCCTTTTCTCCCTTTTCAACTCTCTTCACGAAGAAAATGTGATCCAGTCGCCTCCTTTTCCACACGTCAATTTGAAACCTTAAAACGAAGATCTACTCTTATTAGCCTAAAATCTTGCACCGTAGGCTATTTTAGATGTGTCGAACGAGGTGCGGAAGCCAGAAGATCGCTTGTAATTGACTGAACGCCAGACTATTTTATTTGACTTGTTGAAAAAGATCATCACCATCAGTTGCCTAGATATGTGCGTTAAAGCTTAGATCTTCTTAAATCATTGTCCCCCTCCGATATAGTTCACATTTTAACTTCAAACAACCTTCTGGCGCTAGAAACAAATGATGTCTATCGTCATGCATAATGCCATAGCTAAAGCGCCCTTTAAAATGCCTTGGGTCAAATGCGCCATTTCAATTACTGCGCACTGGGAGATGGAGATGTGTGATGCAGGGCTGTGCAGGCGGATACATTATATTTTTCATTCATGTAGCCTACCAAGTTAAGAAATATATTCGTCCTATATATCTTTGAATTATGACACTCCTTTGCGGTATAACTATGTGCGCACTTCATAGCTCCGATGGATTCCAGTGTTGTTCAGCACGTGTCTATGTGGGAGCACATTACAACTGGGTTTTCAGCTTGCTCTGTTGACGCAAGATAGTGTATGTTGCTGCAATGTTACGAGCTCTGGATAAGACATATTGCATTGttgatgtgttctgtttccaTTTAACATAGGCTAAATGTCTCTTTGTATTAGTTAAACCAAGCAAGGATACCGAGCGATACACACAACGTCTGTTAACACCGGAACTCGGACTCCAGTGTGTAATTCTCCTTTTCCATTTGGTTTTGCCGCGGGCTCAGTCTGAGCACGTGTCTTCCTCTGCTGCGAATCAACAGAAGgccttgattttttttttctaattaAAGAAACCCTGCAGTTAGTTCAATTAGATAAAGTATGGAAAAGATGTTGTGAATTTAAAGATTTAAATAGCTTGTAAAGTCACCGCAGGCGCTGACAGTTAATTTCCTTAATTTATGAATTTCATGCGGAGTGTATGATGTGAGAGAAAACgcagctcagtggttaaagaTGTCTGAATCAGTTGGTTTTCAATCATTGTGAACTGTCTCTGTAATGGTCTAACCAACAGTTGTGATGGTTCAACTGTGCTTAAAGCTTaggacaaaaaaacaaaaatcccTTTTAAATTCCCTGCGAATTTGATGATAAAGTGCTTTAAGCTACACTCGAAATGTTATTTACTTACTACGTTAATTATCTGACGATGTGGTAGTTTACCATGTGCGTAGTTGACAGGTTATTGAAAAAGCATGAAAGAAAGGGATACATGGTGCTAACTAAAAGTTCTCACAATACTGTATAATCATCACAACATTACATTTCATGTTATTGGAAGGACATTATACTATCACATATTTCAATGTTATTGGAAGGACATAATCTCATAATGTCTGAACActcactctccccccacaccctcagCACCCCTCCTGACACAATGCCTTGGGGGGCACTGCCTGATGACaggaccccctgccccccctcccctgcacccctcacTCGTGTCTTCAGGGTAGGGAGAAGGGACACAGGGAGACTGGGctagcagggagacagggtgaaggTAGCTGGTGGTGTGGGTGAGACTGGTCTAAAGTCAGGTTGGAGGACACAGGATGCTGGACCAGGGTACAAGGTCAACCTGAGCTTAGATAGAGGATTTGTTTGGAAAAGCGTTTTAAAACATTTATTGACGGCAAAAGTGcttaaaaacaaacatgaaatgGCTTTTTTAGGACTATGAGATTTAAATATAATTTCCTTTGTTGGTAGGCATATTAATAAAGCAAAaaaaactataataataatacaattgcACTCTGACAAACATCATTCATACTGTCACGTTGTGTGGTCATATATAATCTATCTTCATATTGCACCAGTTGTTGTCATGTCGATATCTTCACACTGCTGCAGTCTGTAGGGTGGATGCTCAGAGCAGAGGCTGAGGGTGGGTACATTCAGAGCATTCATGTGGGACAGCAAGACTTGACAAGCTTCTTAACATCTAATTTACCTAATTATAATTGACTTCACAGAAGTCGTGGTGTTTCAAaaggacacatttacatttagtaatttagcagacgctcttatccagagcaacttacagtaattacagggacattcccccgaggcaagtagggtgaagtgccttgccc of Osmerus mordax isolate fOsmMor3 chromosome 4, fOsmMor3.pri, whole genome shotgun sequence contains these proteins:
- the LOC136941976 gene encoding BTB/POZ domain-containing protein kctd15-like, which translates into the protein MSSVSVSSQEGRSVSRMSLSRSPVSPLAAQGIPSAAQLTKANAPVHIDVGGHMYTSSLATLTKYPESRISRLFNGTEPIVLDSLKQHYFIDRDGDIFRYILSFLRTCKLLLPDDFKDFPQLYEEARFYQLVPMVRELERWQAEREAQRTAPCECLVVRVTPDLGERIALSGEKVLIEEIFPETGDVMCNSVNAGWNQDPTHVIRFPLNGYCRLNSVQVLERLFLKGFSVKASCGGGVDSSQFSEYVLCRELQRTLVTTPIRIKQEPLD